A portion of the Pleurocapsa minor HA4230-MV1 genome contains these proteins:
- a CDS encoding response regulator — protein sequence MKLPQLSSTTKIANYFLLLALITVSIVGGVAYFRAREALKQAAFDRLSVAATLKEGEITRWFEDQQRDFLHTTQMPDVQANLDILLNSRNEEAKQQAYQILKQYLNRLNQIKPSLKEIYVLDRSNKIILSSNQQREGEYEILANITYVEEVKVSANFAPIFYVSPITRKLTITLAKPLANRGGMILINLDLERIDRIVREKTGLGKSGESYLIGSLISKNAFIAGKSQSNSAAFDNLDSPGINAAMSGMSGYGLYRNYANSDVLGVYRWLNEQDIALLVEISQSEAFNPARQLASTIVLVGLISVAGLLIGVNWLALQLRFSQRQLEKSSQQLQLKAQEAEAANLAKSSFLAHMSHELRTPLNAILGFSQLMWRDESITTQQKESLEMINRSGEHLLNLINDVLEMSKIEAGKISLNNEPFDLHWLLQTIQEMFQIRAETKGLWFKFQLADNLPRYIVGDSHKLRQLLINLLSNAVKFTHTGGVTLQASTCSPKRLDFPDGSPSKQVQLCFEVTDTGQGIAKEELNKLFDPFVQTASGIQSQAGTGLGLAISRQFAKLMAGTIQVQSSLGVGSTFTFNIQVKLADSATKEKKFIQRVKQLAPGQANYRIAVVDDRETNRLVLVKLLTSVGFQPRTATNGQEAIALWQSWQPDLIWMDMRMPIIDGYEATRQIKQQSNIKRTIIIAITASAFEEQRAKILDAGCDDLVAKPFTEQIIFDKLTQYLGVKFIYQLESNQQDIASTNHLNQSLSAKDLANLSPTLVNDLNQAAIAIDAEQIIQLMAQIPPTQQHIAQGISEMLNNYDFDGIINLTQS from the coding sequence ATGAAATTACCGCAGTTATCCTCCACTACCAAAATAGCCAACTACTTTTTGCTGCTGGCATTAATTACGGTAAGTATAGTTGGAGGAGTGGCATATTTTCGCGCTAGAGAAGCTTTAAAACAGGCTGCATTCGATCGCCTGAGTGTGGCAGCTACCCTGAAGGAAGGAGAAATTACTCGGTGGTTTGAAGATCAGCAGCGGGATTTTCTCCACACTACACAGATGCCAGATGTACAGGCTAATTTAGATATTTTGCTGAATTCTCGGAATGAAGAAGCGAAACAGCAAGCATATCAAATACTCAAGCAATATTTAAATCGGCTCAATCAGATTAAGCCTAGTCTTAAAGAAATATATGTTCTCGATCGCAGTAATAAGATTATTCTTTCCAGCAATCAACAGCGGGAAGGAGAATATGAAATCTTAGCTAATATTACCTATGTCGAAGAAGTTAAAGTTAGCGCTAACTTTGCACCGATATTTTATGTTTCTCCCATTACCAGAAAACTGACAATTACCCTGGCAAAACCCTTAGCCAATCGAGGGGGGATGATTTTGATCAATTTGGATCTTGAACGGATAGATCGCATTGTTAGGGAAAAGACAGGATTGGGAAAAAGCGGCGAAAGCTATTTAATCGGCTCTTTAATTAGTAAAAATGCCTTTATTGCTGGAAAATCCCAGTCTAACTCAGCTGCTTTTGATAATTTAGATAGTCCTGGTATTAATGCAGCCATGAGTGGAATGAGTGGTTATGGACTATACCGTAACTATGCAAACTCTGATGTATTGGGGGTATATCGTTGGCTCAATGAACAAGATATTGCTCTACTGGTAGAAATTAGCCAATCAGAAGCTTTTAATCCTGCTCGTCAATTAGCTAGTACAATTGTCTTAGTCGGTTTAATTTCAGTTGCTGGATTATTAATTGGCGTAAATTGGTTGGCATTACAACTCCGTTTTTCTCAACGACAACTAGAAAAATCTAGTCAGCAGTTACAGTTAAAAGCTCAAGAAGCTGAAGCTGCCAACCTTGCCAAAAGCTCATTTTTGGCTCATATGAGTCATGAATTAAGAACACCTCTCAACGCGATCTTGGGTTTTTCTCAGTTGATGTGGCGGGATGAATCGATAACTACCCAGCAGAAAGAATCATTAGAGATGATCAACCGTAGCGGAGAACATCTGCTTAATCTGATCAATGATGTGCTGGAAATGTCGAAGATTGAGGCGGGGAAGATTTCTCTTAATAATGAACCCTTCGATCTCCATTGGCTGCTACAAACCATTCAAGAAATGTTTCAGATTCGAGCCGAAACTAAAGGTTTATGGTTTAAATTTCAGTTAGCTGATAACCTACCGCGATATATTGTCGGAGATTCTCATAAACTACGTCAGTTATTAATTAACCTGTTGAGCAATGCCGTTAAGTTTACTCACACTGGAGGAGTAACCCTGCAAGCATCTACTTGCTCACCAAAGAGATTAGACTTCCCTGACGGATCGCCAAGTAAGCAAGTCCAACTTTGTTTTGAAGTTACTGATACAGGACAAGGTATCGCCAAAGAAGAATTAAACAAACTATTCGACCCTTTTGTGCAAACTGCTAGCGGAATTCAATCTCAAGCTGGGACAGGATTAGGATTAGCCATTAGTCGTCAGTTTGCTAAATTAATGGCGGGTACAATTCAAGTACAGAGTAGCTTGGGAGTAGGTTCGACTTTTACATTTAATATTCAAGTAAAATTAGCAGATTCAGCAACCAAAGAAAAAAAATTCATTCAGCGAGTAAAACAACTTGCACCAGGACAAGCAAACTATCGTATCGCCGTTGTTGACGATCGCGAAACCAATCGTCTAGTTTTAGTCAAACTACTAACATCAGTAGGTTTTCAACCTCGAACTGCTACCAATGGTCAAGAGGCGATCGCTCTTTGGCAATCATGGCAGCCTGACTTAATTTGGATGGATATGAGGATGCCTATCATTGATGGTTACGAAGCTACCAGACAAATCAAACAGCAGTCTAATATTAAACGAACAATAATTATTGCCATAACCGCCTCTGCTTTTGAAGAACAAAGAGCAAAAATTCTCGATGCAGGCTGTGATGACTTGGTTGCCAAACCATTTACCGAACAAATTATCTTTGATAAATTAACTCAGTATTTAGGCGTGAAATTTATTTATCAACTAGAGTCTAATCAACAAGATATTGCCTCAACCAATCATCTAAACCAATCACTTTCAGCCAAAGATTTAGCTAACCTCTCGCCAACTCTGGTTAATGACTTAAATCAAGCTGCGATCGCCATAGATGCGGAACAAATTATCCAGTTGATGGCTCAAATTCCTCCTACTCAGCAACATATTGCTCAAGGAATTTCAGAAATGCTAAATAACTATGACTTTGATGGAATTATCAATTTGACTCAATCATAA
- a CDS encoding nucleic acid-binding protein yields the protein MKLVFADTFYWIALLNPKDDWHQIALHYAHNNTTNPLITTDGIIDEVLNYAASRGSVMRQKALLMCRQILREPTINIIAYTPELRQLGFDLYGQRSDKGYSLTDCISMVIMRQMVITDVLTHDKHFTQEGFHILF from the coding sequence ATGAAGCTCGTCTTTGCCGATACCTTTTATTGGATCGCCCTGCTCAACCCAAAAGATGACTGGCATCAAATCGCACTTCATTATGCCCATAACAACACCACCAACCCACTTATCACCACAGATGGCATTATCGATGAAGTATTAAATTATGCCGCATCAAGAGGTAGTGTAATGAGACAAAAAGCCCTATTGATGTGTAGGCAAATCTTACGAGAACCCACAATAAATATTATTGCCTATACACCAGAATTGCGACAGTTAGGCTTCGATTTATACGGACAGCGTTCGGATAAAGGATATAGCCTGACAGACTGCATTTCAATGGTTATCATGCGACAAATGGTAATTACCGATGTCCTCACCCATGATAAGCACTTTACCCAAGAAGGATTTCATATTCTGTTTTAA
- a CDS encoding DUF3574 domain-containing protein, producing the protein MAIITETLGDDNNLLKDIIEFSSDQPKLIQEDLYFGRNIAGGGEVSEAEFQAFIDTEITPQFPDGLTVYETNGQFLDSNGNLIQEPSQVISLIFENTLENQGKIDRITESYQQQFKQESVLEVVNEDQLIGFDESTDLIDNDPIPELIQEDLYFGRNIAGGGEVSEAEFQAFIDAEITPRFPDGLTVYDADGQFLDSTGNLTQPSQVVSLIFEDTPENEQSIDRLIAAYKQQFQQESVLEVVNEEVNIGFDESADLIDNDPIPESIQSDLYFGRNITGGGEVSEAEFQAFIDAEITPRFPDGLTVYEADGQFLDSTGTLIKEPSKVVSLIFEDTAENEAAIEQIIVAYKQQFQQESILQIVDEEIQVAFDSDNIFMDDGEPTFCGFEDSKKLIDDLLPGGAGYDILLGEVGDDTLIGAQGQDLYSDTITEFITTEQILFPVTSFESMPGEASALSLDQFTLGMTAFDAGDSSSSLIDCVFK; encoded by the coding sequence ATGGCAATCATTACGGAAACTCTTGGCGATGACAACAACCTGCTGAAGGACATAATCGAGTTTAGCTCAGATCAACCCAAGTTAATTCAAGAGGATCTATACTTTGGACGTAATATTGCTGGTGGTGGGGAAGTTTCCGAAGCCGAGTTTCAAGCCTTTATTGATACAGAAATTACGCCTCAATTTCCTGATGGACTAACAGTTTATGAAACTAATGGGCAGTTTTTAGATAGCAATGGAAACTTGATTCAAGAACCCAGTCAAGTTATTTCGCTAATTTTTGAAAATACGCTGGAAAACCAAGGCAAAATCGATCGCATTACAGAGTCTTACCAGCAGCAATTTAAGCAAGAATCTGTTTTAGAAGTGGTCAATGAAGATCAGCTGATTGGCTTTGATGAATCAACAGATTTAATTGATAATGACCCTATTCCAGAGTTGATCCAAGAAGATTTATACTTTGGGCGTAATATTGCTGGTGGTGGGGAAGTTTCCGAAGCTGAGTTTCAAGCTTTTATCGATGCAGAAATTACGCCACGCTTTCCTGATGGGTTGACGGTATACGACGCTGACGGACAGTTTTTAGATAGTACGGGAAATTTAACTCAACCTAGTCAAGTAGTTTCGCTAATTTTTGAAGACACACCAGAAAATGAGCAAAGTATCGATCGGCTCATTGCTGCATATAAGCAACAGTTTCAGCAAGAATCTGTCTTGGAAGTGGTTAATGAAGAGGTCAACATTGGCTTTGATGAATCGGCAGATTTAATTGATAATGACCCTATTCCAGAGTCGATCCAGTCAGATTTATACTTTGGGCGCAATATTACTGGTGGTGGAGAAGTTTCCGAAGCTGAGTTTCAAGCCTTTATTGATGCAGAAATTACGCCACGCTTTCCCGATGGGTTAACGGTATATGAAGCAGATGGACAGTTTCTCGATAGTACGGGGACATTAATTAAAGAGCCGAGTAAAGTTGTTTCCCTAATCTTTGAGGATACAGCAGAAAACGAAGCAGCAATTGAGCAAATCATTGTCGCGTATAAACAACAATTTCAGCAAGAGTCTATTTTACAAATAGTTGATGAAGAAATTCAGGTTGCCTTTGACTCTGACAATATTTTTATGGATGATGGAGAGCCTACTTTTTGCGGTTTTGAAGACTCCAAAAAACTTATAGATGACTTACTACCAGGTGGTGCAGGTTATGACATCTTGCTAGGGGAAGTCGGCGACGATACGTTAATTGGCGCACAAGGACAAGACTTATACAGCGACACCATCACCGAGTTTATAACTACCGAACAAATTTTGTTTCCAGTGACGAGCTTTGAGAGTATGCCAGGGGAGGCTTCAGCTCTTTCTTTAGACCAATTCACCCTAGGTATGACCGCTTTTGACGCTGGCGATTCTTCATCTTCATTAATTGATTGTGTTTTTAAGTAA
- a CDS encoding peptidase domain-containing ABC transporter, with the protein MHTRDLSSWRRFQVTATIFSITNFITDVQPFNTLPPQVLKQLVEKLKPLRYRLGEAILLKDRIPSHVIIVCRGQVRLLGYDPRSKREITLAKLESKSLVGAISIVRQVYSESAIASTDVDCFALPSELFQSLLEKHDRFATYYQQNTSLIEVFDVLGAEFNRQADSATDLKQLAMTTLPEAVVRYFPPNKPTDLDPNLQWYISGGQLPQEIAAYSNFYPSQINSTLLTNSIRLLGIPQATFSGSNQSPSNLSSIQFQLASKQITPPNFLPPIKDSKDCQYPLVAGKGVVKETLACFQMLCDRFEVKYRQEVIQRIVVNQQKTGAINLNFCAAVADLLGLQVQQVTIPVAKLASIPTPALIAYENSFAVVYDTSVKEVVLGIPSLGIKRRRLDTFADLWGQSGAVLLLQPKADTPKQKFGLTWFFPAIIRYRRVLLEVLLASFFVQLFGLVNPLMTQVIIDQVIGGNSIDTLQVFGTLMVILTLFEALLGGLRTYLFSDTTNRIDMGLASQVIDRLVRLPMSYFGKRTTGELATRVQELENIRSFLTGTALTVLLDVVFSVIYIAVMLFYSPMLTFAALSVVPLLIILTVFFSPILRHLLRQKAIRHADTQSYLVEVINGMETVKSQNIELRSRMAWQEHYGHFISAGFKAIKISAVAGSLNTFLNKLSTLLVLWVGAYLVLESKLTLGELIAFRIIAGYVTNPLLRLSQLWQQFLETALSIERLGDILDHTEESPPEQQHNLPMPPITGAVTYEDISFSFTGNDRLQLKQVNVEIAAGSFVGIVGQSGSGKSTMMKLLPRFYQPQSGRIFIDGYDIAKVELYSLRRQLGVVPQNPLLFNGTIHENIALNSPDADVEAIIEAAKIAAAHDFIMNLSEGYNTPVGERGAALSGGQRQRIAIARAVLQNPRLLILDEATSALDYETEQQLCRNLAQKFAGRTVFFITHRLSTIRDADLILMMANGVIEEQGTHAELMALQGRYSCLYQ; encoded by the coding sequence ATGCATACCAGAGATTTATCGAGTTGGAGGCGCTTTCAAGTGACTGCTACCATCTTTTCAATTACTAATTTTATTACTGATGTTCAGCCTTTTAATACTTTACCCCCACAGGTTTTAAAACAGCTAGTCGAAAAACTAAAACCGCTCCGTTATCGTCTGGGAGAAGCTATTTTACTTAAAGATAGAATTCCCTCTCATGTAATTATTGTCTGTCGCGGACAGGTGCGTTTATTAGGTTACGATCCTCGCAGTAAAAGAGAAATAACTTTAGCTAAATTAGAATCAAAATCGCTAGTTGGGGCTATTAGTATAGTCAGACAAGTATATAGTGAATCAGCGATCGCTTCTACTGATGTTGATTGTTTTGCGCTTCCTTCTGAATTATTTCAATCTTTATTAGAAAAGCACGATCGCTTTGCTACTTATTATCAACAAAACACTAGTTTAATCGAAGTATTTGATGTTTTAGGGGCAGAATTTAATCGTCAGGCAGATAGTGCCACCGACTTAAAACAATTAGCCATGACGACATTACCTGAAGCAGTAGTGCGTTATTTTCCCCCCAATAAACCAACCGATTTAGATCCTAATTTGCAATGGTACATTAGCGGTGGTCAATTACCCCAAGAAATTGCAGCCTATAGTAATTTTTATCCTAGTCAAATCAACTCGACTCTCTTAACCAACTCTATTCGTCTACTCGGTATACCTCAAGCTACTTTTTCTGGCTCAAATCAAAGTCCAAGCAATCTATCTTCAATCCAGTTTCAGCTTGCTTCAAAGCAAATAACCCCTCCTAATTTCTTACCACCGATCAAAGACAGCAAAGATTGCCAGTATCCCTTGGTTGCGGGAAAAGGTGTGGTCAAAGAAACATTGGCTTGTTTTCAAATGCTCTGCGATCGCTTTGAGGTAAAGTATCGTCAGGAAGTAATCCAGCGAATAGTAGTTAATCAGCAAAAAACGGGTGCGATTAATCTGAATTTTTGTGCAGCAGTGGCGGATTTATTGGGTTTACAAGTACAGCAGGTCACTATCCCCGTAGCCAAGCTTGCCAGTATTCCTACTCCTGCTTTAATCGCCTATGAAAATAGCTTTGCCGTAGTTTACGACACTTCAGTCAAAGAAGTAGTTCTCGGTATTCCCTCTTTAGGGATCAAACGTCGTCGCCTCGATACCTTTGCCGATCTTTGGGGACAGTCGGGAGCAGTATTATTACTCCAGCCGAAAGCGGATACCCCAAAACAAAAGTTTGGTCTGACTTGGTTTTTTCCCGCAATTATTCGTTACCGTCGGGTACTGCTAGAAGTACTGCTGGCTTCTTTCTTCGTCCAGCTATTTGGCTTGGTTAATCCCTTAATGACGCAGGTAATTATCGATCAGGTAATTGGGGGGAATAGCATCGACACTCTGCAAGTTTTTGGCACCTTAATGGTCATTTTAACCTTATTTGAAGCCTTACTCGGAGGTCTTCGCACCTATCTTTTTTCTGATACGACTAATCGGATCGATATGGGTTTGGCTTCCCAGGTAATAGATCGCTTAGTACGTTTACCGATGAGCTATTTTGGTAAGCGCACCACAGGAGAATTAGCCACGCGGGTTCAAGAATTGGAGAATATTCGTTCTTTTCTCACAGGTACGGCATTAACAGTCTTACTAGATGTGGTTTTTTCCGTAATTTACATAGCGGTGATGCTGTTTTACAGTCCTATGCTGACTTTTGCCGCTTTATCCGTTGTTCCTTTGCTAATTATTCTCACTGTCTTTTTTTCCCCTATCCTGCGTCATCTACTACGTCAAAAGGCGATTCGTCATGCTGATACCCAGTCTTATTTAGTCGAAGTAATCAATGGGATGGAAACAGTTAAATCCCAAAATATCGAATTGCGATCGCGCATGGCATGGCAAGAACACTATGGTCACTTTATTTCTGCTGGTTTTAAAGCCATTAAAATCTCGGCAGTAGCAGGTTCATTAAATACTTTCCTCAATAAACTTTCAACTCTCTTAGTTCTGTGGGTAGGCGCATATTTAGTATTAGAAAGCAAACTAACTTTGGGAGAATTAATCGCTTTCCGCATCATTGCTGGTTATGTCACTAATCCCCTTCTCCGCCTTTCGCAACTGTGGCAACAATTTTTAGAAACAGCCTTATCCATCGAACGTCTCGGTGATATTCTTGACCACACCGAAGAATCACCCCCAGAACAACAGCACAATTTGCCCATGCCGCCGATTACTGGTGCGGTAACCTACGAAGACATTTCCTTCAGCTTTACAGGCAACGATCGATTACAGCTAAAACAAGTCAATGTAGAAATTGCAGCAGGTTCGTTTGTCGGTATTGTGGGACAAAGTGGTTCGGGGAAAAGCACCATGATGAAACTATTACCCCGCTTCTATCAACCCCAGTCAGGCAGAATCTTCATTGACGGTTACGATATCGCCAAAGTCGAACTTTATTCCCTACGTCGTCAGTTAGGGGTTGTACCTCAAAACCCCCTACTCTTTAACGGCACAATCCACGAAAATATTGCCTTAAATAGCCCTGATGCCGATGTCGAAGCAATCATTGAAGCTGCTAAAATCGCTGCTGCTCATGACTTTATCATGAATCTCTCCGAAGGCTACAACACCCCCGTTGGTGAAAGAGGTGCAGCATTATCAGGAGGACAAAGACAAAGAATTGCGATCGCTCGTGCTGTCTTACAAAACCCTCGTCTGCTGATCCTCGATGAAGCTACCAGTGCCTTAGATTACGAAACCGAACAACAATTGTGTCGCAACCTGGCTCAAAAATTTGCTGGACGTACTGTCTTTTTTATTACCCACCGCCTCAGCACGATTCGCGATGCCGATTTAATTTTGATGATGGCAAACGGCGTAATTGAAGAACAAGGAACTCATGCGGAATTAATGGCATTACAAGGACGTTATTCCTGTCTTTATCAATAA
- a CDS encoding HlyD family secretion protein: MNNQELTINEQFINPQVFFKQPATWSRAIVWTLISLTTCGIAWASVAKIEKVIPAAGKLEPKGAVKEIQASVNGVVSQVYVEDGEKVNQGDLLLEFDRTALKAQIKSTKQVKQSLVKENNFYRQQIKDNLPVNFANLDFAPEIALLLKNKHVIMAETQLYQALATDDLSANLNLEQQARWQAAQSDRNSRIQAAEQEIKQLEWQLQQTVNKRSNALKSLITAQNQLAIAKNNLTTEQAIASNMSPLVAQGVVSNLQYLRQQHETGDSQIAMQVQQQEITTKLGEIESLKQEQGRLQSAIAQAQANLTNIIAAFNLDLQNKIAANQQRIAEIDSQLGKQIMANDKQIAELNSQITSDEQNLKYHQLKSPVAGTIFELKAHDGFVVQPSKPLLEIVPNDSLIAQVYIPSKDIGFVKSGMDVDVRIDSFDFTEFGDISGKLIWVGADALEPDEQHPFPRYPAKIKLATQTIMANGKSMPLESGMAINVNIKERKRRIISVFSGFVTKKLDSLQNAK, encoded by the coding sequence ATGAATAACCAAGAACTAACCATTAACGAACAATTCATCAATCCTCAAGTCTTTTTCAAACAACCTGCTACTTGGTCACGGGCAATTGTTTGGACATTAATCAGCCTGACTACTTGTGGTATTGCTTGGGCTAGTGTGGCAAAAATCGAAAAAGTAATTCCTGCTGCGGGGAAACTCGAACCAAAAGGGGCAGTCAAAGAGATTCAAGCATCTGTTAATGGCGTAGTTTCCCAAGTTTATGTCGAAGATGGCGAAAAAGTTAACCAAGGCGATTTGCTCTTAGAATTCGATCGCACGGCTTTAAAAGCTCAAATTAAATCTACTAAGCAAGTAAAACAGTCTTTAGTTAAAGAAAATAACTTTTATCGGCAGCAAATAAAGGACAATCTGCCAGTTAACTTTGCCAATCTTGATTTTGCTCCAGAAATAGCTCTGTTACTCAAAAACAAACATGTAATCATGGCTGAAACTCAGCTATATCAAGCCTTAGCCACTGATGATTTATCTGCCAATTTAAATCTCGAACAACAAGCTAGATGGCAAGCAGCCCAAAGCGATCGCAACTCGCGTATTCAAGCAGCAGAACAAGAAATCAAACAACTAGAATGGCAACTTCAACAAACTGTAAATAAACGGTCAAACGCCCTAAAATCACTGATTACTGCCCAAAATCAACTAGCAATAGCTAAAAATAACCTGACTACAGAACAAGCGATCGCTTCTAATATGTCTCCTTTAGTAGCCCAAGGCGTTGTCTCTAATTTGCAATATCTTCGGCAACAGCATGAAACTGGGGATAGTCAAATAGCAATGCAAGTTCAACAGCAGGAAATTACAACTAAGCTAGGAGAAATTGAGTCCCTCAAACAAGAACAGGGAAGATTGCAAAGTGCGATCGCTCAAGCACAAGCAAATCTAACTAATATAATTGCTGCGTTTAACTTAGACTTACAAAATAAAATTGCGGCTAATCAACAGCGTATTGCTGAAATTGATAGTCAGCTTGGCAAACAGATTATGGCAAACGACAAACAAATTGCTGAATTAAATAGCCAAATTACTTCTGATGAACAAAATCTTAAGTATCATCAACTTAAATCCCCCGTCGCGGGAACTATCTTTGAACTAAAAGCCCATGACGGTTTTGTCGTCCAACCCAGCAAACCCCTGCTAGAAATTGTCCCTAATGATTCTTTAATCGCTCAAGTTTATATCCCCAGCAAAGATATAGGTTTCGTAAAGTCAGGTATGGATGTAGATGTACGCATTGATTCCTTTGACTTCACTGAATTTGGCGATATTTCAGGTAAATTAATCTGGGTAGGGGCAGATGCCCTCGAACCAGACGAACAGCATCCCTTCCCCCGCTATCCTGCCAAAATCAAGCTAGCCACACAAACCATTATGGCTAATGGTAAATCTATGCCTTTAGAATCTGGTATGGCAATCAACGTCAATATAAAAGAACGTAAGCGTCGTATTATTTCCGTCTTTTCTGGCTTTGTCACCAAGAAATTAGACAGCCTTCAAAACGCCAAGTAA